From Mustela erminea isolate mMusErm1 chromosome 1, mMusErm1.Pri, whole genome shotgun sequence, a single genomic window includes:
- the OAZ1 gene encoding LOW QUALITY PROTEIN: ornithine decarboxylase antizyme 1 (The sequence of the model RefSeq protein was modified relative to this genomic sequence to represent the inferred CDS: deleted 1 base in 1 codon) — protein sequence MVKSSLQRILNSHCFAREKEGDKASTAVHAARAMPLLSLHSRGGRSRERASAACCSPLGPGPRWCSDVPHPPLKIPGGRGNSQRDHSPAAAAVLYADERLRVTEEPASHGRTRILNAQTRLSGSRRVDWRAVLRGGCLYVEIPGGALPEGSKDSLAVLLEFAEEQLRAAHVFVCFPKTRDDRAALLRTFSFLGFEMVRPGHPLVPKRPDACFMAYTFERASSGEDE from the exons ATGGTGAAATCCTCCCTGCAGCGGATCCTCAACAGCCACTGCTTCgccagagagaaggagggggacaaAGCCAGCACCGCCGTCCACGCCGCCCGCGCCATGCCGCTCCTCAGCCTGCACAGCCGCGGAGGCCGCAGCCGCGAGAG GGCCTCCGCCGCCTGCTGCAGTCCCCTGGGTCCGGGGCCTCGGTGGTGCTCC GATGTCCCTCACCCACCGCTGAAGATCCCAGGTGGGCGAGGGAACAGCCAGAGGGATCACAGCCCTGCGGCCGCCGCCGTCCTCTACGCC GACGAGCGGCTGCGCGTGACCGAGGAGCCCGCGTCGCACGGCCGGACGAGGATTCTGAACGCGCAGACGCGGCTCTCGGGCTCCCGGCGCGTGGACTGGAGGGCGGTGCTGCGCGGCGGCTGCCTCTACGTGGAGATCCCGGGCGGCGCCCTGCCCGAGGGCAGCAAGGACAg CCTCGCAGTTCTCCTGGAGTTCGCGGAGGAGCAGCTGCGCGCCGCCCACGTCTTCGTCTGCTTCCCCAAGACCCGCGACGACAGAG CCGCCTTGCTCCGGACCTTCAGCTTCCTGGGCTTTGAGATGGTGAGACCGGGGCATCCCCTCGTGCCCAAGAGACCCGACGCTTGCTTCATGGCCTACACGTTCGAGCGGGCGTCTTCGGGCGAGGACGAGTAG
- the PEAK3 gene encoding uncharacterized protein PEAK3, whose translation MSGPEPPTETPGPDAPTWPTPPTYSNLGEVRAQLLPSKACRSRTSRPPLADPQPLPPPLPKKTLARTQSLPTHRAPSSGPTPAGQPRRPYLGSHSVDESQAGDDRAWAPGPPAQPHIRSLDSPLGLGWPDLHRPEAVRAFLEAQQLEGLRTVHAQLRARLLGGRPGPCHPGHGFRLLDSSPCVDSGDALYYRLVRVGDEAWHMLAAKVPKPGAEEPHPWGLKLQASLGPHFNLQGLCGLVPEDALPGAPWSGSVALAAEVPERTLTQWLSEVGRRLRPAEFPWVAALLLLQLTSALEHLEARGAALAELRPENLLLAAPRGCATAGPPRLLLADFGRVRPQPPGPLGPHAQQLSHLLSALLGPAAPSATPLAAGLETLAARLAHSRPSAAQARAALQVLLWGPGPALRGQGAPLGPWLQVRRALLVLHLAERAAAGEAPGLEDWLCCTYLAEATEASLGHALALLWD comes from the exons ATGAGCGGCCCTGAGCCACCCACCGAGACCCCTGGGCCTGACGCCCCGACCTGGCCGACTCCGCCCACTTACAGCAACCTTG GCGAGGTCCGGGCCCAGCTGCTGCCATCCAAGGCCTGCCGCTCCCGGACATCCAGGCCCCCCTTGGCTGAcccgcagcccctgcccccacctctgcccaagAAGACCCTGGCCAGGACCCAGTCCCTGCCCACCCACAGGGCCCCCAGCTCCGGCCCCACTCCCGCAGGGCAGCCTCGGAGGCCCTATCTGGGGTCCCACAGTGTGGACGAGAGCCAGGCCGGCGACGACCGAGCATGGGCCCCTGGTCCCCCTGCGCAGCCACACATTCGCTCGCTCGACAGCCCGCTGGGCCTCGGCTGGCCCGACCTGCATCGCCCCGAGGCTGTGCGCGCCTTCCTGGAGGCCCAGCAGCTGGAAGGCCTCCGTACCGTGCACGCCCAGCTCCGGGCCCGGCTGCTGGGGGGCCGCCCGGGTCCCTGTCACCCCGGCCACGGCTTCCGCCTCCTGGACAGCTCACCCTGTGTGGACAGCGGGGACGCCCTCTACTACCGCCTGGTGCGGGTGGGCGACGAGGCGTGGCACATGCTGGCTGCCAAG GTGCCCAAGCCGGGAGCCGAGGAGCCCCACCCGTGGGGCCTGAAGCTGCAGGCCTCGCTGGGCCCACACTTCAACCTGCAGGGGCTGTGCGGCCTGGTACCCGAGGACGCACTGCCCGGAGCACCCTGGAGCGGCTCCGTGGCACTGGCGGCCGAGGTGCCAGAGCGCACACTGACCCAGTGGCTGTCCGAGGTGGGCAGGAGGCTGCGGCCCGCGGAGTTCCCCTGGGTCGCggccctgctgctgctgcagctcACGTCGGCGCTGGAGCACCTGGAGGCTCGGGGCGCGGCCCTGGCAGAGCTGCGGCCCGAGAACCTGCTGCTGGCAGCGCCCCGGGGCTGTGCCACGGCCGGGCCCCCTCGCCTGCTGCTGGCCGACTTTGGCCGCGtccgcccccagcccccgggCCCCCTGGGCCCCCACGCGCAGCAGCTGAGCCACCTGCTCAGTGCCCTCCTGGGCCCCGCGGCGCCCTCAGCCACGCCCTTGGCAGCCGGCCTGGAGACTCTGGCGGCCCGGCTGGCCCACTCGCGGCCCTCGGCGGCCCAGGCACGGGCTGCGCTGCAGGTGCTGCTCTGGGGCCCCGGGCCTGCGCTGCGCGGGCAAGGAGCCCCGCTCGGGCCCTGGCTGCAGGTGCGCCGTGCGCTGCTGGTCCTGCACCTGGCCGAGCGGGCCGCGGCAGGGGAGGCGCCCGGCCTGGAGGACTGGCTGTGCTGCACGTACCTGGCTGAGGCCACGGAGGCCTCCCTGGGCCACGCCCTGGCGCTGCTGTGGGACTGA